CAACAAATCACGTGCTGCATCTTTTTCATTCACTTCAATAGCATCTTCCAAATCAAAAATAATACAATCCGGCTTATAGCTAGGCGCTGTATAGTATAACTTTGGATTATTCGCCGGACAAAAAAGCATACTTCGCATTCTCTTTTTCATTTACTCACCCCGACTTCTGCGAACCGCCGTTCGCGTCCTGGCACGTATTGCAAAATCTAACGCCCCTTCGTCTTCAACAAGCACCTTTGCACCATGGATCCCTTCTTCATGCAGCACTTGTCTAACAGCCTGTTTTATGTGTCTTTCAAACATCTGCTTTAATTTTGAATGAACGATAACTTCTATATCTTTTCCCGCCAATTCAACGGTCACTTTGGCATCACCTTTTCGGATATACCCACTGGTTCCTTCCATTATCTTAAATAGCCTCCTATATTATACTTCCTTAAATCGAATCCCTTTAACTAACATACGTCCATGATCTAGTATGCCATAGCCGACACAACCATGAGATAAGTAGTTCTCGTCCGTATATTCTAATACATCCATTCCATTAATCTTAACTTTAATATGTCCCTTAATCGCCTGTATATGCAGTGTATAGTCTTGTCCCTTTTGAACCGGAAAGTCTTGTTCACAAAGGGTTGTATAACCAAAATCATTTTTTAGTAGCTTAACCTTATTTGCGTCAAAGCCAACCAAGTATCCGATTTTAATTCCTTGGCAACGAAAAGCTGCGTAATGCTGACTTCCAAATTCAGGTGTTAAGGTAACTTCATATTCAATGTCTGTTGAATAAAAATTGCCGGTTAATGCCAACGCATCTTCATTGGATATCACATGTAGATGATCCTCTTCGATAACAAATGAACCTGCATTTTCAGTAAACTGTGTTGTTGTCAAAAATTCTCTTTTTTCTTTTTCTATATCTATCTGATGGTATCCTTTTCCTTTAATATGGAACTCACTGATATGCAAATTCCCCAACAGCTTGTTTTTCATACGTGTAAAGCTCTCAACCTTAAGACCTACCTCATCAATAGGCTCACCTTGACTATCCGGTATAATATATTCAACATCCAGCCACTGGTCCGATTGAATCATACGCATCTGTCCTTTTAACTCACGTTTTGTATGGGACAAGCGTACATACGGAACCACTCCAAAATCATCGCCATTCCACTTGTCTAACTTAATCCTAGCTGTTACTATCTGCCCACTAAACACTTTAGGTGAAAATGCTGGTTGATACCTTTCATCATCAAAGTCTTCGCGTCGATAGTAAGGTTTATAGTATATATTTGCTACATGTCCACGATATACTCGGTCAAGTAATACCGTCAAACTATTGCTTCCCTCTTCGCCTGTTCCATGGGTATGACGAATGGGATAGCGTATAGCATCACTGGTTCTAAACCCATGGGTTGAACCCTCAATATCAAAGTTAAAATGTGTCTCACGCAGATGATCCACAACAGTTTTTACATATTGAGGCACGTCTTCATGAGCCAGTTGGTATCCATAGTTTGCCACTTCATAAGCCAAAGTCGGAATATCGATAATATTTAGTGAGCCTATTGCACTTGATGCTACAATAACATCATTAATCTGTTGCCTATACTTATCTACCAAGCCCGAATATCCATTCAGCACACCTAGAATTGTTCCGATATTACCCGCATTACAATCGGTGTCCCAACCACACATTGTGGCAATCTCTATAGTTCTAGCCAGATCCCCTTCCCCATAAAGCATTGCAAGCATCATCACCCCTGAGTTGGGTATGATATGGCACACACCTGGGTATCGGTCATATCCAAATTCTGCGCTTAAAAAGTCACGACACTTTCTAAAGTTCTTTTCATCATCTTGATGATAAAAGTCAATCACTGCATCACATACACGACGATATTCGCATGTCTTAGGAATAACACTAAATGCTGAGGTTATTACCTCCATAATATCTGTTGCTTCAAATGCTTTTGCAATACATGCCGCAATATATCTTGCACCATATATTCCATTTTTATCATGGGAGACACTGGCTGCTTTTCCTGCGTATTCTGCTGCTTTTTCCATATTTCCAGGGAAAATCAATCCCCATGTATCAATAAAAATTTGACCGCCTATCTGTTCTGCTATGGATAAACCATTCACTTCAACCGAACCTGAATGTGGAGCATCAATACCATGTTTAAGGTTTAAAAAGGCAGTATGTTCGGTACTCGTCCCATATCCGCCCCACCAAAACATTCCAATCCCTTCCCGTGAATAGTTCAGCCATGCTTTTCCGACATGGGAAGCTTCAAATGTTTCATCTGAGCGCATTAAGTCCAGTGCCTTTAAAAAGAAAATAGGACCATTCAAGTCATCATCTGCAGCAAAATTTTTAAAGGTCTTTACATACCCTGTAATATCGCCATAGGTTTCATATATTTTTTCATAAGTCCATAAAGTTGGTTCAACAGGCGCTCCAAGAATTACTCCCATGGTCTTACCCATAATTCCACTATATACTTTTTCTACATAATTTTTATTCATCGACTTCTTCTCCTAATTGTCGGCTCATCTGCTCTATCCACTGTTCTTCATGACAAATATCTTGACGAATAATCTGTTCTGCCGTTATAGCAAAGCGTTGACCAATCTCACGTAGAGGATACTGATTCACATGCTCAATATCTGTAATATATTCTGTTGGCACAATGGATGGTCCATTAAGCGCTCCTAAAATAGCTCCGATCATAACACCAATCGAATCGGTATCGCGTCCTGAATTCACACCATCAAGAATACTTTCTTCAAAATCCCCTTCATGAAGTGCAATGTAAAACAAGGCTACTGGTAACTCTTCAATACTTAATAAACGACTGGGTGTATAGTGATTGGAAGGCTTCCCAAGTTTTTGCGGACTTCGATTAACATCATCTCCCATAGGCGAATAAGGTTTGATAGCTTTTTGTAGCGCCTGTACAACATATGACCGATCGTTCTTCTTAGGTCGTAACTCACGTGCAAGTTCAAGCAAAGAGGTTATAGCCATTTTAGTTCCGTCCTTGGCAACACGGATTGCTACATCTAATATATTCTCTATGGTTACATCAGGTTTATACGCTTCTGCTATACATGCTGCCAAAACGCCTGCCGCTTCAAGTCCATAACTGTTTTGATGACCTTGTGCAAAAGCTATGGCTTCATTATACGCTTTCATCGGCTGCATCGCATTAACTGCTGCTATGGGGGCAATATACATCGCCGCACCACAGTTTACCATGTTACCGATACCGCCTTCTCGCGGCTCACAGTTTGCCAGTGCATGGCGTAAAAAGATGAATTGTTCCGGAACAAATAACCGTTCATGGATATTACTGATTCGCTCCAGCTCAGGTATATAGCGCTTCGTATAATAGATCTGATTGACAAACTCATTAGCCATATCATATGCATCTAAGTGGCGCTTTTCTTTATTATACACTTCCATCAAGGCCATCGTCATTAGCGTGTCATCGGTAAAGATTCCATGTCCCCTTACTCGATGCTTTCGATCCTCTGGGGGCCACTGAGCTTTATGCCAGTCCATTTTATACGTTTCAATCCGACCATATTTTTCTACAATTTCATTATGGGAAAGCTTTTCTATCGTTGCGCCTAATGCATCTCCATAGGCAACCCCTACAAACATTCCTAGTACGCGTTCTCTAAATGTCATCTGTTTCCTCCATTGCTTGCTTTTTGATATATTTTTTGATCTAGTGACATATATGAGCAGTATACAGTTTGTTAAAACCATATACTGCCATATTGATTTAACTTATTTTAGCATGGAGTTTGCATATTCTGTAATCGCTTCTCCACCTTGGGCATACCACTCACTAACAAAATCATCCCATTCACTAATTGAGCGTTTGCCTGTAATGACATCTGCTGAAAATTCATTATATAAATTATTAACTGCATCCAACTGTGGTGCATATTCTGCCGGAATAACGACATCCGTATCTGCCACATAATATTGTTGCGCCATGTCTAGAGAATCCATTGCCGCCGGTCCAAGTAGAGGTTTCTTTAACCCTTCTTTTGGTTCCCACTCTGGCATTTCAAAGAAAAATGCAAACCAGTTAGACGCGGCTTCGGTTAATTCTATCTGTCCGTCAACGATATTGTACTGTTCACCTTCAAAGCCTAGTCTATCAATATATTGGCCTTCATAAGACGCAAGAAAATCAATAACTTCCCATGCTAAATCCTTATGTTCAGAGATCGCAGAGATTGCTAATCCTCGGGTTTCTTTTGTTACTGAAATCGGATTATATCCTTGCGCAACGCCTTTAGCTGGTGGTAGGACAGTTAAGTTAGCACTCTCACCATTAGCACTTATCATATTTCCATCATAGATATCGATAACTTTACCTGATGTACCACTGATAACGCCCACTTCATTGGCATAAAACACTTGTTCTTTTGTATCCCATGCTTTGGTCAAATACTCTGGATCTAATAATCCATCTGCATATAGTTTTGCATAGAACTCAAGTTTATCTCTTTCCATGTCTGTCACACGTCCAAAGACATATTCTCCATCAACTTCAATCCAAGTACCTGTCACTCCAAAAGCATTATCAAAAATTGTGTCAATCTCTAATAATTTTCCTGGCGCTGTAAAAGCATATGTAGTATTCTTTTCTGCCATTTCTTGAAAAAATGCATAATAATTGTCAATGGATGGATCCGCTAACAATGCTTCACCATTTTCCATTCCCTCAAAAAAGTCTGTTCGTACTACAGGTACTTTTGAGGCAATCGGCTTAATCCATAGAAGATATGGATAGTTCGCGATACGTTCTTTTTGATAGTCTAACAAAGCACCACTTATGACCTCGGATTTTTCAATATATGGTGTCAAATCTTCAAGTAAACCTTGGTTAGCCATCTGTTCATCGCCACCTTGAAAATAAATAATATCCGGTACGTCGCCACCTAAAAGCATAAGCCCTAGATTTTCTGCATAATTTCCTTGTGCCATTTCGATAACTTCTAGATCAACATATACCCCTTTATCCGCAAGTCCGTCTTCTATTCGTTGAATATAAGCTTGATGCGTCTCATCACTTGGGCTTAAATCTTTCATGGCCATACGTAATGTCACTGGTGTATCACTTTCAGTTTCAGGTGTTTGTGCGTCCTCTCCTGTGTCGGTCGCAACGTCTGTCCCATTTTCTTCTGTGGTATTGGTTGCTTCATCCTTAGGTGAGCACGCTGTAATACCGATCAATGCAATGACTAATACTAGTGCTAATAATTTTCTCATGTTTTCCTCCCTTGTAATAAATTCATATTATAGCAATATTATTATTGCTTAAGTTACTACTTGCTTGATCCTTCAAACGTTCCCTTCGTAAAATACCTTAATATAATCGGATATATGATTAATATCGGAAGTATACCGACAATAATCGCTGCTGCCTGTAATGCTTCAAAATTCATACTGCCATAGACTTGGCTCATCTGATCAAAGCCCCCTACGATAGCTTGGGTATCTTCAAGAACAACAAACTGGCGAAGAACTACCTGCAATGGCCACTTGCTCGGTTTTGAACTCAGATAGATTCCTGATCTAAAGTACTCATTCCATCGATATACTGAATAGAATAATGTAATGGTTGCGATAGAAGGCTTTGACATAGGGGCAAAGACTTTTGAAAGCATCTGAATCGGATTCGCCCCATCAAGTAGCGCCGCTTCTTCAATGGACTTTGGTATATCTTCAAAAAACCGCATCATGATAACCAAGTAATAGACATTGACCATTTTATATAGAATAATTGACCACATACTTCCCAATAAATTAAAATCTTTCATGACAAAGTATTCCGGTACGATTCCAGGTTCAAAGACCATCACAAAAATTGTAATCACAATAAATATACGCCGTCCAATCAGTTGCTCTCTTGTCAATGCAAAGGCAGTAATTACTGTAAAACTCACGCTCAAAAACACACCAATTGCTGTATATAGTACGCTGTTAAATATTCCCTTTAAAATACTCGGATTTGATAAAATAAATTGATAATTCAGTAGTGAAATTTTTTTAGGGAAAATATCAAGTCCACTCAATTCTTGTACGCTGTCTGGATGGGTCAGCGATAATGCCAACAAGTTTAAGATGGGCTGTAATGCATAGATGACAAAAAACAATAAGATGACTCCAACTACAAGGTCTACGACTTTAATTTTTTTCATCTACCACAACCCCCTTCCTGAAACTTTGCGCGCCACTTTATGTGCTCCAATAATTAGGATAAACCCAATAATTCCCTTGAACACACTTGATGCTGTTGCAACAGAATATAAGCCTGACTCTAGTCCGATACGATAAGTATACGTGTCAAGAATGTCAATGACACTTAATACCGATGGGTTCATAAAATTAAAGACTTGGTCAAACCCGGCATTCATAAAAAATCCCAAGTTCAAAATAAATACGGTTATAATCGTGTTACGTATCGAAGGTAGTGTAATATAAAGGGCTGATTGGAATTTTGATGCTCCATCAAGTGTTGCTGCCTCATAGAGACATTTGTCAATTTTTAAAATTGCCGCAAGATATAAGATAGAGTCCCAACCGGCAGAACGCCACATCTCCGAAGCAACAAGGACCCAGCGAATATGAGTTTTGCTGGTCATAAAGTCAATCTCTGTTCCACCAAAAAGTCGAATAATGTTATTAACCGCTCCATATCCCGGAGACAAAAACGAAATCCATACCCCCGCGATAATTACCCAAGATAAAAAGTGCGGTATATATAAGGATACTTGAACAAATTGTCTGTACCTTGGGCTTCGAACCTCATTAATTAAAAATGCCAAGATAATCGGAACCGGGAACAATAGAATCATTTTCATAAAACTTAATGTTAGCGTGTTAATAATAATCGTTTTAAACTGTGGCGAGGAGAACAAATATCTAAAATGTTTTAATCCAACAAAGACGTTGTCCCCAATAATTCTAAAGTCTTCAAAAGCTATCTTCATTCCTATAACAGGCAAAATATGATACACAATAAAAAACAGAATCACTGGCAAGAGTAATATATATAAAATTCCATATTCTCGAATATATCGTTTTTGTTTGCTGCTAATCAAGTTGTCCCCACCTCTCTACATCTTCTCTTGTCGGCATCCCTCCTTGCGCCCCATACTTTGTAATGGAAATGGCAGCGACCTTGTTAGCATATTCAATAGCTTCAAGCAATGGTTGTCCTGATACCAAGCATGTAGCAAGTGCACCATTGAAGGTATCTCCTGCCCCTGTTGTATCGACAACATCGACACTCAAGCTTGCAATATGGCGCTTATATTGTCCGTCAAAAAACACGACGCCTTGATCGCCTTGAGTAATAATCAGTTTATTCGGATATTGTTTAAGCAAATCATCTATCGCTTGCTTTCCAAAAATTTCAACTGCTTCATGCTCATTTGGCGTTAAATAACTTACCTTTTCAATCAATTGTTCAGGCACTTTTCTCGCCGGAGCGGGATTAAGAATTGATATGATATGATTTTGATGACAAATATCAATTACATACTCAATAACGTCCATCGGTATCTCAAGCTGTAATATGACCACTTTTGCTCCTTTTAGAACATCCATGTGCTTGTCAATCATCGCTTTGCTTAACAACTTATTTGCCCCTGGAATAACGACAATACTATTATCTTCATTATCCACCATAATGCCTGCAACCCCCGTTGATATATCAAGCACTTCAATCATTGATGTATCAACACCATTGGCAATAAAATTCTTTAGCATTTTTTCTCCGTAAATATCATTGCCGACACATCCGATAATAGATACATCCTTTCCCAGCTTTGCAGATGCAACCGCTTGGTTGGCACCTTTGCCTCCAGGAATGGTTAAAAACTCATCTCCTAATATTGTCTCACCTGCCTTTGGTCTTTTTTGACTAACAAACACTAAATCCGTATTGATACTTCCAACGACAACTATTTCACTCATTCACTTCTCCTATATTTTTATCATTTAACTGTTATGTTATATCTAATTTTAACAAATTTTCTTTTGTTTACAATGTCACCAATGACAAAGCCGCATCAAAATCCATTCTGTTTTTTTGGTATATTAGTCAAAATGACGAATCCACCTCTTCTTCTCGCTTGTTAAACAAGTTAATTGCGGTGAACAATTTGTATAGGTCCATTGTATTTCTTGGGTTATATCCTGTAAGTTCACGTATTTTATTCAAACGATATTGTAACGTGTTTTTGTGGATAAAGAGCTGTCTACTTGTCGCATTTAACGATGTGTCAAAGTCAATATACACACGTAATAAAGCTTCAATGTCTTTAATCTCTTCGACACTTAGTCCGCCAAACACTTCCATAATAAAGCTATCAATCAGCGCATCATCCACATGAGAAAATAGCAATTCCAAGGAATAATCGGCAAAGGCAAAACTTCCTTTTTTATATTTCTTTTTACCCAGAGCTAAGGTTTTTTTTGCTTGAAAAAAAGCACGCTTACACTCTGTATATGTATTAATCACATCAGAAATACCTACAGAAATGTTATTCACATATTTTTTTTCCAAGTACTTTTTCACATCGCTTAGTTCATTTAGAACCTCATCTAGTTTTGTTGTGGCAAATAGAATCACAATATTTTTCCCATATTCTGCAATTAAATGTTTGGGCTGCAGATTTTTTTCTATACTATCGATAATAAGCTCACTTGTTACTTGAATCTTATCTTCTTCACCAATATCGATAAGGGCCAAATACTTAAAATCATTAATCTGTTTTCCTATCACCTCGGCAATCCATGTCAATGTCTCGACATTGCCTTTGCCATGAATAAGTTCGTTAACCAGTAGACGGTTGTTCTCTGCATTTTTGATTTTGTTCTGATAGTACAAGGATTCGCTTAGAAGGATTTCAACAATTTTAACCACCAATGCGCTATATTGAGAAATCAATGCATAGTCCCCTACCAACCCAACAATCGCAACTAAGCTATTGCCAATGTGCACCGGAAATAAAATTGCTTTTGCTGTCAGGTTTTTTACATCCTCTACAAGAATCACCTGCCGCTTTGCAACAATTTTTCCAAATGAAAGTAATTCTTCATCCGCTTGCTCTCGATTGGTTGCCAATAATGCACCTTTGTTATCATATACATAAATATCATCATAGATAAGGTCATTAAGGCTTCGTATGACGTTTTTTGCTTGCTGACTATTAATTTTCATCGTTTTCCATCTCCTTAGATAACCGCTCCACTTCACGTCGACTTGGAATTGAAATAGCTGAACCTTCCACTGTAGCCGCAAGCGCTCCCGCTTTTGAACTGTAATCTAAAATATCTTTTATCGCCATGCCATTAACCAATCCTGCAACAAAATACCCTACAAAAGCATCTCCGACAGCAGTCGTATCAACAACATCCACTAAGTGACTTTTATATGGTATCTGGGACATATCCCGTCCAACATATAAACCACCCTTGTCCCCCAACGTAATGACAATATTCAAATCATACTTTTGCAATCGTTGGATTGCCTCTTCTACACTCGCTGCATGCGCGATGCTATACAGCTCCGTCTCGTTTACGATCAGCGTATCTACCTTAGAAAAATCAAATCGATATACAGATTCATGAAAAGGTGCTGGATTAACGATAATTTTCATGTTTTTTTCATATGCAAGGTCAATAATATAATCCACATCATTAATCTCATTTTGAACAAGGAGGATATCCCCTTCTTCGAAGTGTTCGAGGACGCTTTGCATTGTATCTTTTTGATTATTGTAATTACTGCCCCCATGAACAATAATTGTATGTTCTCCTTCATCTGAATACTGAATAATTGCATGGCCTGTATCTGAATTACTTTTTTGAATATAATCAATTTTGATATTGTGCTCCAAAAGCGTAAGCTTTAAAAAGTCCCCATTTCGCCCGATATTCCCCGCATGATATATCTCTTGAATGCCTGCTTTTGCAATAGCTACACTTTGATTTAATCCCTTGCCCCCAGACATTACTTTTAATCCCTTGTCCGCTATCGTCGTCCCCGGTTTAACTAATTTTTCAACACTATATACATAATCAACGTTTAAGGACCCATAGTTTAAAACCTTCATATAACCTCTCCTTTATTAAAATTTAAAGTTTTTACTTCTCTCGCTACGCTGCACCTTCTTTAAATATAACAAAGGTGTAACAAGGTTTCAATGTCACATGTAACAATAAAGTTGCATTTATTCATTATCTATTTGTTAATAAGACTATTTTTTTCCCTTTAAATGAATAAATGTAATGAATTGCTATTTATTGGTAAATCTGATAACATATTGGTACATATTTGATATGCTCACTATTTTACCTTTGGAGGTCTCAAAAAATGAACATCTTAATCGTCGATGACAATGCTGAAATCCTTGACATCATAAAATACCACTTATCCAAGCACAAATATAACGTATACTGTGCTATGTCTGGCGAAGAGGCAATGGAGATTATTCTAAATACCCCCATTGATTTAGCAATTCTTGATGTAATGCTTCCAAGAATAGATGGTTTTAGTCTTTGCGAACAAATTAGAATAAACTTCTTTTTTCCAATTTTGTTTTTAACTTCAAAAGTTAGCGAGGAGGATAAGATTAAGGGGTTAGTTTGTGGTGGTGACGATTACATGCTTAAACCTTTTTCATCCAAAGAACTTATGGCAAGAGTCTCTTCTTTACTTCGAAGAAATACAATATATAACAGGCAAAGCAAATCAAAAAAATCAACACATCATATACATAATTTATTTTTAGATGAAGATTCTTCTACCGTTACTGTTAATAATCACATGATAAGTTTTACCGATATAGAATACAAAATCCTCCTAATTTTATTAAAAAACAGAGGACATAGCTTATGTGTAAAACTCATTTTTGAAAAAGTTTGGGGAGAGCTTTTTACTCAGACATCACATAATACAATTGTTGTTCATATAAAAAATATACGCAAAAAATTGCATCAATATGACAAAGAAACGGAATATATACATACCGTATGGGGAAAAGGTTATGAAATTTATTAATAAAAAACAGTCTTTTGGAATAATCAATCAACTTATCTATCTATCCGTAAAGACCATTGCAGGTTTAATTCTTCTTTTTTTTATTTTCTTTATCTCTTGGCGCTATATCATTGATCTACATGTTTCACCTGTTGATAATATGCATTTAAATCATCAATTAAAAGATGTTGCGGTATTTATAGGTATTTTGATATGTTTTTCATTATATCTTGCTATCATTGTCCGTTTTTTAATGCAAAAACTTGAGTACATTAAGCATCTTATCGAGTGTATTCACGTAATGAAAGGTGGAAATTTTTGTGACCCAGTGACAATTTGTGGACACGACGAACTTTCCCACCTTGCACTACATATTGATGAGCTTAGACAAGAAATACATACTAACAACCTAGAAAAGCGAAGAAGAAAAGTAAAGGAGAATACTTTTTTAACCTCGATCTCTCATGATTTAAGAACACCATTAACTAGCATTATCGGCTATTTAGAAATTCTACTTGATAGTGATTTTAATGATTGCAAGAAACAATCTAATTATCTTAAGTTATGCCTCAAGCGTTCCATACAACTTCAAGAATTAACAAATAGCGCCTTTGAGCACTTTTATCTAAAAGATAAACAACTAGAAACCACGGAACTTTTACGTTGCAACTCTATAATGAACTTGGAACGTATTATCATAGATTCTGCCCAAATATTAGCTCAGCAAAATTTAACTTACTCTACTGTTTTCCCTAAAAAGCGCTATGCCTTGGTCTATGACATTCGAATGATACAGCGTCTTTTTGATAATGTGTTTACAAATATTTGTCGCTATGCAAAAAAAGAGACAAATATTAACATTACTGGTACCATCACAGATTCAAATCTAATTATTAGAATTACAAATAAAATAGATATACAATGTAAAAGAAAGGAAAGTACAGGTATTGGAATAAATAACTGTAAAAAAATAATGCAAATTCATGAGGGAAGTTTTTCCCATGAAATAGACAACCTTTTATTTACATCAACTGTTCGTTTTCCCATAAAATGTGGCAATAATATCTCTTGACTATTCTTGACTATAATAAAGGATTTCACGATAACCTTTTACTATCTTTCGATTGATTCTAAGGATATAACTTTGTCACAAAGTTTTGATATAATCTCTGTTTCATGACTAATAATGGCAAGGCCTATTTTTCTCTCTTTACATATTCGCAATAATTGACGCCATATCTTCGCTTGAGTAATGGCATCCAACATGGTTGTCATCTCATCTGCAATAATGTACTTTGTTTGAGGATTAAGTGCTCGAACAATACAAAATCTTTGCATTTCACCTCCGGATATTTCCATGGGAAAACGTTCAAGCCATTCTTCTTTTATACCAAAACTATCAATTATGTCCTGAGACGGTGTATAACTTTCACACAGCAAATCTTTTAGCTTCCACTTAGGATTAAGAACTTTTTCCGGATGTTGATAAATCAGCTGTACAGGTTGGAACACTCCGTCTTTGAAAGGTTCTCCATCGACCAATACTTGACCATTAACAGGTTTAAGGTAATTGGAAAGAACCTTTGCCAAGCTGGTTTTCCCACAACCACTATACCCTGAAATCCCAAGTATTTCTCCATAAGATAATTCAAATTCCACATTTTTAAACAGCCACTCATTCTTCTTATAATAAAACCCCAAATTGTTTGCTTTTAACGACATGATCGAACCTCCTTATATAATGTGAACTGATTTTGAGGCAAGCAATTCCATAAAGCTTTTGTATACGGATGTAAAAGCCCCTCTCCGTTCCCCTTAAAATTTTCAGCCTCCGTTGTTTCAATAGCCTCTCCATCTTTAAAAACCGTTACCCGATCACATATCGTTAATGCAGATACTACATCATGAGTAATAAGCATAACAGATACACCTTCATCAGCAAACTGTCGCAATTGATTTAAGATTCTACTTAATGCTTCTGGATGTATTCCCGGAGTGGGTTCATCTGCTATTACAAGTTTTATATCTTCCTTAACACTTGTTGCAAAAAGAACTCGTCTTAACATGCCTCCCGAAAGTTCAGATGGATACAACTTTGCATCTGTTTTTTTTAATCCATATCTTTCAAATAAACTTTCTTGTATATTATTTGCTTGTTTTTTAGGCAATCCAATTTTTACCTGCTTACCTACACGCATTAATGGATCTAAGTAATTTACTGATTGAGGTATAAAGGCAATCTCTTTTCCCCTAAGTTGAACTTTTCTTTCTTCTGTCAGTCGTTTTTTTTGATAATATATTTCCCCTCTACATTCTGCATTGGCTGGCAAGATTCCAAGAATTGCATGGGCAAGCAAGCTTTTTCCTGACCCGCTCGCACCAATAACCGCATGAATTTCTCCTTTCCTAACAGAAATATTCAAATTATTTATGGGTGTTGTTTTTTTTGTTTTAAGTCCTTTTACATATTGCGAAAATGAAATGGACAAATTTTCAACTGTTAAAATATCGCTTTTTTGATTCATTGATTACTCCTTTACTCATTAGCAGTGGCTGGTTCTACAAGCGTACGTACCTGTTCACCTATGTTATCAAAACTTTTTACAATAAGTACAAGTAACACCCCTGGGAAAACAGCAAGCCACCAATCACCAACAGATATATGTTTAACCGCTTCTGAAAGTATCAACCCAATCGAAGGCGTTTGAACAGACAAACCAAAACCTAAGAAAGTAATTGAGGCTTCATGTAGTATGGCATGTGGAAACAGAAGTAAAAATCCCACCATGATTTGTGGAATAATGTGTGGCATTATAT
This sequence is a window from Vallitaleaceae bacterium 9-2. Protein-coding genes within it:
- a CDS encoding ATP-binding cassette domain-containing protein, with amino-acid sequence MSLKANNLGFYYKKNEWLFKNVEFELSYGEILGISGYSGCGKTSLAKVLSNYLKPVNGQVLVDGEPFKDGVFQPVQLIYQHPEKVLNPKWKLKDLLCESYTPSQDIIDSFGIKEEWLERFPMEISGGEMQRFCIVRALNPQTKYIIADEMTTMLDAITQAKIWRQLLRICKERKIGLAIISHETEIISKLCDKVISLESIER
- a CDS encoding ABC transporter ATP-binding protein, producing MNQKSDILTVENLSISFSQYVKGLKTKKTTPINNLNISVRKGEIHAVIGASGSGKSLLAHAILGILPANAECRGEIYYQKKRLTEERKVQLRGKEIAFIPQSVNYLDPLMRVGKQVKIGLPKKQANNIQESLFERYGLKKTDAKLYPSELSGGMLRRVLFATSVKEDIKLVIADEPTPGIHPEALSRILNQLRQFADEGVSVMLITHDVVSALTICDRVTVFKDGEAIETTEAENFKGNGEGLLHPYTKALWNCLPQNQFTLYKEVRSCR